A window of Halobellus sp. LT62 contains these coding sequences:
- a CDS encoding glycerate kinase type-2 family protein, with the protein MIDRNATRDADPAHEVALDAVEAGIGAAQPRAVLERVITVEGGTLRIAEEAYDLAAYDEIVVLGGGNAAGQVATYLSELLDGRLDGGVVVTDDPEPADPIEAVVGTHPVPSEANVDGTRRVLDRARASDENTLAVVAVTGGGSALLAAPVEGVSLADLQSLTDGLLRSGAPIDRINAVRKHVSAIKGGQLARGLAPATTVGLVFSDVSSGDVSVVASGPLSPDPTTYADALGVLEEYEVDAPEPVVRHVERGAAGGFDDTPNEDDSAFATVSTHVVADNFTALGAAREVCADAGFEPLVLSSSVRGEAREAALTHVAIAEESGRTGNPVSPPAAILSGGETTVTIRGDGEGGPNQEFALSAAIELPEGTVLCAVDTDGIDGPTDAAGALVDSTTVDDLQLARARLNDNDVYDYLDERDALVFTGQTGTNVNDLRVLLVTE; encoded by the coding sequence ATGATCGACCGGAACGCCACGCGGGACGCAGACCCGGCCCACGAGGTCGCCCTCGATGCCGTCGAAGCCGGTATCGGGGCCGCCCAGCCGCGCGCGGTCCTCGAACGAGTCATCACGGTAGAGGGAGGGACCCTACGGATCGCCGAGGAGGCATACGACTTGGCCGCGTACGATGAAATCGTCGTTCTCGGGGGCGGTAACGCCGCCGGACAGGTCGCGACCTATCTCTCGGAACTGCTCGACGGTCGGCTTGACGGGGGAGTCGTCGTCACCGACGATCCGGAGCCAGCGGATCCGATAGAGGCGGTCGTCGGCACTCATCCCGTCCCGAGCGAGGCGAACGTCGACGGGACGCGGCGCGTGCTCGACCGAGCGCGCGCAAGCGACGAGAACACTCTCGCAGTCGTTGCCGTGACCGGCGGCGGGAGCGCGCTCTTGGCCGCCCCCGTCGAGGGCGTCTCGCTGGCGGACCTGCAATCGCTCACCGACGGACTGCTCCGCTCGGGCGCGCCGATCGACCGGATCAACGCCGTCCGAAAGCACGTCTCGGCGATAAAGGGCGGTCAGCTCGCGCGCGGACTCGCACCGGCGACGACCGTCGGCCTCGTCTTCAGCGACGTCAGCTCGGGAGACGTCTCGGTCGTTGCGAGCGGGCCGCTCTCGCCGGACCCGACGACCTATGCGGACGCACTCGGCGTCCTCGAAGAGTACGAGGTCGACGCTCCGGAGCCGGTCGTTCGGCACGTAGAACGCGGTGCGGCGGGCGGGTTCGACGACACGCCCAACGAGGACGACTCGGCCTTCGCGACTGTCTCGACGCACGTCGTCGCCGACAACTTCACGGCGCTCGGGGCCGCGCGAGAGGTGTGCGCCGACGCCGGTTTCGAGCCGCTCGTCCTCTCGTCGTCGGTGCGCGGAGAGGCCCGTGAGGCCGCGCTGACGCACGTCGCGATCGCCGAGGAGAGCGGTCGGACCGGCAATCCGGTCTCACCGCCCGCGGCGATCCTCTCTGGCGGCGAGACGACGGTGACGATTCGAGGCGACGGAGAGGGCGGGCCGAATCAGGAATTCGCCCTCAGCGCGGCGATCGAGCTTCCCGAAGGGACTGTGCTCTGTGCGGTCGATACCGACGGAATCGACGGGCCGACCGACGCAGCCGGCGCGCTGGTCGACTCGACGACCGTCGACGACCTCCAACTGGCGCGTGCGCGGTTGAACGACAACGATGTCTACGACTATCTAGACGAGCGCGATGCGCTCGTGTTCACCGGACAGACCGGCACCAACGTCAACGACCTGCGAGTCCTGCTCGTCACCGAGTGA
- a CDS encoding TRAP transporter large permease yields the protein MSEVLLVAFIGLLMALYGIGVPAAYSLGLTVIFIMLLPIGPELNFIVITQRFWAGMNSWVLLAVPFFLMAGRIMNITGITDDMFNFATELVGPIRGGLAQVNVVVSLIFSGMSGSAVADAAGIGSVEYEAMTNNGYEGDDAVGITGASSIIGPIIPPSIPIVVYAVLAQESIGTLFIAGVVPGLLMALAMAGTVYYLARKGDWPTEGSYDFPQLFESFIKAVPGLMAPLIIIGGILAGVFTATEAALVAVVYAIFLGFFYYRSITLSDLYHVSKETFEDTVSIVVIFGFANLYAYWLTLAGIPDMIGSIVTGLGASTVVTMLILAFVLLVLGTFMEGMAVLLIMVPMLVPLYPELGIDPIHFGIVMVVTLMYGLITPPFGLILFVLERVTDESLDKIMRAVLPYYFPLAVVILLLIVFPELSLALPRTFGLL from the coding sequence ATGTCTGAAGTACTTCTCGTCGCGTTCATCGGACTCCTGATGGCACTGTATGGGATCGGCGTCCCCGCCGCGTACTCGCTCGGGCTGACAGTCATCTTCATTATGTTGCTGCCGATCGGCCCCGAGTTGAACTTCATCGTCATCACCCAGCGGTTCTGGGCGGGGATGAACTCGTGGGTGCTGCTCGCCGTCCCGTTCTTCCTGATGGCGGGACGGATCATGAACATCACTGGAATCACCGACGATATGTTCAATTTCGCGACGGAACTCGTCGGGCCGATCCGCGGCGGGTTGGCGCAGGTGAATGTCGTCGTGAGTCTGATATTCTCCGGAATGAGCGGCTCCGCGGTGGCGGACGCCGCGGGCATCGGGAGTGTCGAGTACGAGGCGATGACGAACAACGGATACGAGGGCGACGATGCCGTGGGTATCACCGGAGCCTCCTCGATAATCGGGCCGATCATCCCTCCCAGCATTCCGATCGTCGTGTACGCGGTCTTAGCGCAGGAGTCGATCGGGACGCTGTTCATCGCCGGTGTCGTCCCCGGTCTGCTGATGGCGCTCGCGATGGCCGGAACCGTGTATTACCTGGCCCGCAAAGGCGACTGGCCGACCGAGGGGTCGTATGACTTCCCGCAACTGTTCGAGTCGTTCATCAAGGCTGTTCCGGGGCTGATGGCTCCGCTCATCATCATCGGTGGCATCCTCGCGGGCGTGTTCACCGCCACCGAGGCCGCACTCGTCGCCGTGGTGTACGCGATCTTCTTGGGCTTCTTCTACTACCGTTCGATCACGCTGTCGGACCTCTACCACGTAAGCAAAGAGACGTTCGAGGACACAGTCAGCATCGTCGTTATCTTCGGATTCGCGAACCTCTACGCCTACTGGCTAACGCTCGCCGGAATTCCGGATATGATCGGTAGCATCGTCACCGGACTCGGGGCCAGCACCGTCGTCACGATGTTGATCTTGGCGTTCGTCCTCTTGGTCCTCGGGACGTTTATGGAGGGGATGGCGGTGCTCCTCATTATGGTCCCGATGTTGGTCCCGCTGTATCCCGAGCTCGGCATCGACCCGATCCACTTCGGCATCGTGATGGTGGTGACGTTGATGTACGGGCTGATCACGCCCCCGTTCGGACTCATCCTCTTCGTTCTCGAACGGGTAACGGACGAATCGCTCGATAAAATAATGCGTGCCGTGCTGCCGTATTACTTCCCGCTGGCAGTCGTCATACTGCTACTCATCGTCTTCCCCGAACTGTCTCTCGCACTCCCCCGCACGTTCGGTCTGCTCTGA
- a CDS encoding MBL fold metallo-hydrolase, translating to MSVSNVVEGIDQIQFEHVRVFVLEDMPVEGQITLIDTAFDENAEELVETLREEYGTVDRVILTHGDHGHHGGLAHVVEAFDPEIAMPADESKLYAHFEEAGLDIEPDVAYEDGDVLDGNIRVIQVPGHTEATSALLLQDRDILISGDVLDGSDRGGLPAGYLLPPPALFNDNHADAELNLYNLLDFDFHTLLVFHGSHVFEDPKGKLDNYLVEREWNEWDPRNN from the coding sequence ATGAGCGTCAGCAACGTCGTCGAAGGTATCGACCAGATACAGTTCGAGCACGTTCGCGTGTTCGTGTTAGAGGATATGCCGGTCGAGGGGCAGATCACGCTCATCGACACTGCGTTCGACGAGAACGCCGAGGAACTCGTCGAGACGCTCCGCGAGGAGTACGGAACCGTCGATCGAGTCATCCTCACGCACGGCGATCACGGCCACCACGGCGGCCTCGCGCACGTCGTCGAAGCGTTCGATCCCGAGATCGCGATGCCAGCCGACGAATCCAAACTCTACGCGCATTTCGAGGAGGCCGGTCTCGATATCGAGCCCGACGTGGCCTACGAGGACGGCGACGTCCTCGACGGCAACATCCGGGTCATTCAGGTACCGGGCCACACAGAGGCGACCTCGGCACTCCTCCTGCAGGACCGCGATATTCTGATTTCGGGAGACGTCCTCGACGGCTCGGACCGCGGTGGACTCCCCGCCGGATACCTGCTCCCGCCACCCGCGCTGTTCAACGATAACCACGCGGACGCGGAGCTGAATCTCTACAACCTGCTCGACTTCGACTTCCACACGCTGCTCGTCTTCCACGGCTCGCACGTCTTCGAGGATCCAAAAGGGAAACTCGACAACTACCTCGTCGAGCGAGAGTGGAACGAGTGGGATCCCCGGAACAACTGA
- a CDS encoding universal stress protein, with protein MVIVAAVDRSDQASAVLEEADVLAQQFDDVVHVLHVMKRSEAIQAEEDSVGHGDDGIPVSKLRDRAAQIASALVDDHQFGAEAKAVGRVGDPAAEIVDYAEAQDARYVVVSPQQRSQTGKILFGSVAQSVLLNAHCPVVSLRATSLE; from the coding sequence ATGGTTATCGTGGCTGCAGTCGACCGTTCCGATCAAGCGAGCGCTGTACTCGAAGAAGCCGACGTTCTCGCACAGCAGTTCGACGACGTCGTGCACGTGCTGCACGTGATGAAGCGGTCGGAAGCGATACAGGCCGAAGAAGATAGCGTGGGTCACGGTGACGACGGCATTCCGGTTTCGAAGCTGCGAGACAGAGCGGCACAGATTGCATCGGCGCTCGTCGACGACCATCAGTTCGGAGCCGAGGCGAAAGCCGTCGGCCGTGTTGGCGATCCCGCGGCCGAGATCGTCGATTACGCGGAAGCACAAGATGCGCGGTACGTCGTCGTGAGTCCGCAACAGCGCAGCCAAACCGGGAAGATTCTCTTCGGAAGCGTCGCCCAGTCGGTTCTTTTGAACGCGCACTGCCCGGTCGTTTCGCTGCGCGCAACGTCTCTCGAGTAG
- a CDS encoding VOC family protein: MDESHYPRQFAHVGLTVPDIEAALEWYEDVLGWRRLKGPRTATRGDGYAAKRATDLLGEFDSMTVAHLITSNGVAVELFEFEPAEPSEQVDPKRPGLFHVGVVDPDVAGLAERIDRAGGDHYAEVWRLYEDSEKYRLTYCRDPFGNLIEIYSHSHEQMHAAGLATAERP; this comes from the coding sequence ATGGACGAGTCCCACTATCCACGGCAGTTTGCACACGTCGGCCTCACGGTCCCAGATATCGAGGCGGCTCTCGAGTGGTACGAAGACGTTCTGGGTTGGCGGCGGCTCAAAGGTCCGCGCACAGCGACCAGAGGCGACGGCTACGCCGCGAAGCGCGCCACGGATCTCCTCGGTGAATTCGATTCGATGACGGTTGCACACCTAATCACCAGCAACGGCGTTGCTGTCGAACTCTTCGAGTTCGAGCCCGCAGAACCGTCCGAACAGGTCGATCCCAAACGACCGGGACTCTTTCACGTCGGCGTTGTCGACCCCGACGTTGCCGGCTTGGCTGAGCGGATCGACCGCGCCGGGGGCGATCACTACGCCGAGGTCTGGCGACTCTACGAGGACTCCGAGAAATACCGACTCACGTACTGTCGCGATCCGTTCGGGAATCTGATCGAGATCTACTCGCACAGCCACGAGCAAATGCACGCCGCGGGACTCGCGACGGCCGAGCGACCGTAA
- a CDS encoding SDR family NAD(P)-dependent oxidoreductase — MLVEGKVAVITGGASGIGEATAKTYAEHGASVVVADIDENGGKETVDDIVEGGGEATFVRTDVSDENDVKRTIELAVEGYGGLDVLFNNAGTEGALADFAEYETADFEHVVDVNLRGTFYGMKYGIQAMLADGGGSIISTSSVASATGIMGRAGYSASKAGINGMTRAAAMEYAEEGIRVNAILPGIVATAMQDRVAVQRPDTTDRYEITEAMPGRAAPRELANAVLFLGSDLASRITGVALPVEGGFLLQP; from the coding sequence ATGTTAGTCGAGGGAAAGGTAGCAGTCATCACCGGTGGAGCCTCGGGTATCGGCGAAGCGACGGCGAAGACTTACGCCGAGCACGGGGCCAGCGTCGTCGTCGCTGATATCGACGAAAACGGCGGCAAAGAAACCGTAGACGACATCGTCGAAGGCGGTGGCGAGGCGACGTTCGTCCGGACGGACGTGTCCGATGAGAACGATGTCAAACGGACGATCGAACTCGCCGTCGAGGGGTACGGCGGACTCGATGTCCTGTTCAACAACGCGGGTACCGAGGGTGCGCTCGCCGATTTCGCAGAGTACGAGACCGCGGATTTCGAGCACGTCGTCGACGTCAACCTCCGGGGGACCTTCTACGGAATGAAGTACGGCATCCAAGCGATGCTGGCCGACGGCGGCGGTTCGATCATCAGCACTTCGTCGGTCGCCAGTGCCACCGGCATAATGGGTCGCGCGGGATACAGCGCTTCAAAGGCGGGCATCAACGGGATGACTCGGGCCGCGGCGATGGAGTACGCCGAGGAGGGGATCCGAGTGAACGCGATTCTCCCGGGCATTGTCGCCACCGCGATGCAGGACCGCGTGGCCGTCCAGCGACCGGACACGACCGACCGCTACGAGATCACGGAGGCGATGCCCGGACGGGCGGCCCCCCGTGAGCTCGCGAACGCGGTGCTGTTCTTGGGCTCTGATCTCGCCTCGCGCATCACCGGTGTTGCGCTCCCGGTCGAGGGAGGGTTCCTCCTGCAACCGTAG
- a CDS encoding zinc-dependent alcohol dehydrogenase yields MRGLAKTKRESGSMELVDVDRPAPASDEALIEVDYAGLCGSDAGIYQFKPAFERMDPPTIIGHEYTGRVVETGDDVTRFSPGDRVVERPIRNCGECYQCQSGMENICENIELTGIDHDGAYAGYIAAPADSLQSVPDDVDPRHAALAEPTAVCTRAVIENSRVGAGDNVLVAGPGPIGLLTAQVADAQGATVTVAGIGPDTAYRLPLAEKLGFTALNIEETDLEAYREEHTDGIGFDVVFDTTGHPSGLSMAAEEVRKGGQIVLVGQPGEASLDYTPLVRAEVDLQCSYSALYRDFHNAFRLMASGDLDHETFLDDRFSLLDPEAAFEAFLAGETCKPVFDISVLRE; encoded by the coding sequence ATGCGCGGACTAGCAAAGACGAAGCGCGAGTCCGGGAGTATGGAGCTCGTCGACGTCGACCGACCGGCTCCTGCATCGGACGAAGCGCTGATCGAAGTAGATTATGCGGGCCTCTGCGGCAGCGACGCCGGGATCTACCAGTTTAAACCGGCGTTCGAGCGGATGGATCCGCCGACCATCATCGGCCACGAGTACACGGGCCGCGTCGTCGAAACCGGCGACGACGTCACGCGGTTTTCGCCCGGCGATCGCGTCGTCGAGCGACCGATCCGGAACTGCGGCGAGTGTTATCAGTGCCAGAGCGGGATGGAGAACATCTGCGAAAACATCGAGTTGACCGGCATCGATCACGACGGCGCGTACGCGGGGTACATCGCCGCTCCCGCCGACTCGTTGCAGTCCGTCCCCGATGACGTCGATCCCCGTCACGCGGCGCTCGCAGAACCGACCGCCGTCTGTACACGCGCCGTGATCGAGAACTCACGGGTCGGAGCCGGCGACAACGTGCTCGTCGCCGGTCCGGGTCCGATCGGCCTCCTCACCGCACAGGTGGCCGACGCGCAGGGTGCTACAGTCACCGTCGCGGGGATCGGACCGGACACCGCATATCGACTGCCGCTCGCTGAGAAACTCGGATTTACCGCGCTCAACATCGAGGAGACCGATCTCGAAGCCTATCGCGAGGAACACACCGACGGCATCGGCTTCGACGTCGTCTTCGATACGACCGGCCATCCCTCGGGTCTCTCGATGGCGGCCGAGGAGGTCCGAAAGGGCGGTCAGATCGTGTTGGTCGGTCAGCCCGGAGAAGCGTCGCTCGACTACACCCCGCTCGTCCGCGCCGAAGTCGACCTCCAGTGCTCCTACAGCGCGCTGTATCGGGATTTCCACAACGCCTTCCGACTGATGGCGAGCGGCGATCTGGATCACGAAACGTTCCTCGACGACCGGTTCAGCCTCCTCGACCCGGAAGCGGCGTTCGAGGCGTTCCTCGCCGGCGAGACCTGCAAACCCGTCTTCGATATCTCGGTTCTGCGGGAGTAA
- a CDS encoding TRAP transporter substrate-binding protein gives MARKHKPTSRRSVLKSGGIALGVGMGLAGCMGDNGDGSGDSSGDSNGDSGGATTSSGSDAEEFELTFATTQPPENISVQTAQEYFIDAIEEETDGRITVDLQAATLGGTEDNLDALEAGTVDVLNESPTALSQRFASEYSFAGDPFVIEDMEHYRAVNQEFLMPEDGLNGILLDNGIRLGPAFYVGNRCFTSNTPVTSPEDVQGLKLRLPQYETWTAVWDEIGADVTPVAYDELYSALQTGVVDASEGPISQFLSVSLYEVQSHFSVTNHLLDTKHFLYNDEFFQGLSDEDRDLITTTANEAVQSMTEDIKTEEESLYEQAREEGTTVVTAEEVDRDAFVEAGQPALEELSETNWAVNIADIQDLA, from the coding sequence ATGGCTCGTAAGCACAAGCCAACGTCACGTCGAAGTGTACTGAAAAGCGGCGGTATCGCCCTCGGTGTCGGAATGGGCCTCGCCGGTTGTATGGGGGACAACGGCGACGGCAGCGGAGACAGCAGTGGCGATAGCAACGGTGACAGTGGAGGTGCGACCACGAGTAGCGGAAGTGACGCAGAGGAGTTCGAGCTCACTTTCGCGACGACTCAGCCGCCGGAGAACATCTCCGTGCAGACGGCACAGGAATACTTCATCGACGCCATCGAGGAGGAGACGGACGGCCGGATCACCGTGGATCTCCAAGCGGCGACGCTCGGGGGGACCGAGGACAACCTCGACGCGCTGGAGGCCGGAACCGTCGACGTCCTCAACGAGAGCCCGACGGCACTGTCCCAGCGGTTCGCTTCCGAGTACTCGTTCGCGGGCGACCCGTTCGTCATCGAGGATATGGAACACTACCGCGCGGTGAATCAGGAGTTCCTGATGCCCGAAGACGGGCTCAACGGCATCCTGCTGGACAACGGCATTCGACTGGGTCCGGCCTTCTACGTCGGCAACCGCTGTTTCACCAGCAACACGCCGGTCACCTCTCCCGAAGACGTGCAGGGGCTCAAACTTCGTCTCCCGCAGTACGAGACGTGGACCGCAGTCTGGGACGAGATCGGCGCTGACGTGACGCCTGTGGCCTACGACGAACTGTACTCGGCGCTGCAGACCGGTGTCGTCGACGCCTCCGAGGGCCCGATCTCGCAGTTCCTGTCGGTGAGCCTCTACGAGGTGCAGTCGCATTTCAGTGTCACCAACCACCTGCTGGACACCAAGCACTTCCTCTACAACGACGAGTTCTTCCAAGGGCTCAGCGACGAGGACCGCGACCTCATCACGACGACCGCGAATGAGGCGGTCCAGTCGATGACCGAGGACATCAAGACCGAGGAGGAGTCGCTGTACGAGCAGGCCCGCGAGGAGGGCACGACCGTCGTCACCGCCGAGGAAGTCGACCGTGACGCGTTCGTCGAAGCCGGTCAGCCCGCGCTCGAAGAACTCTCCGAGACCAACTGGGCGGTCAACATCGCCGACATCCAAGACCTCGCGTAG
- a CDS encoding AEC family transporter, with translation MESTLSIITSSILPIFLILGAGSLLNRFQEIDPGPLNTLSLFVLTPALIIHSITLTELGTDALVKVTLGVLGFVLCLLVVARLFGCLTGKTGPVQNTFVLVAVFGNTGALGIPLADFAYGDIGRQTAVLFAAVHGALVFTIGLLIALRSDQQSGYGNLKRVFRYPLVYAVVVAVVARAAGVVPSADSALMGTLGLVGESSIPVMLLILGIQLSETEYGGALSMTITPTIFRFLVSPLVGIAVALALGFQNSDVAQVFVLLTAMPVAVAPIIFVVEFASEQTVRGVTHPEFVSANVFVTTLVSIPVVTVAVTLLKSGLVI, from the coding sequence ATGGAATCTACGCTGTCGATTATCACGTCCTCTATCCTTCCGATCTTTCTGATCTTGGGAGCAGGCTCTCTGTTGAACCGATTTCAGGAAATCGATCCGGGGCCGCTCAACACCCTCTCGTTGTTCGTGTTGACGCCCGCACTCATCATCCACAGTATCACACTCACCGAACTCGGCACGGACGCACTGGTGAAAGTGACGCTCGGCGTGCTCGGATTCGTCCTGTGTCTTCTCGTCGTGGCGCGTCTGTTCGGATGTCTCACCGGAAAGACCGGACCGGTCCAGAACACCTTCGTTCTGGTTGCCGTCTTCGGGAACACGGGCGCGCTGGGAATCCCGTTGGCGGACTTCGCGTACGGCGACATCGGTCGGCAGACGGCGGTGCTCTTCGCCGCGGTCCACGGCGCGTTGGTGTTCACCATCGGGCTCTTGATCGCCCTGCGGTCCGATCAGCAGTCGGGCTACGGCAACCTCAAGCGGGTCTTTCGGTACCCCCTCGTGTACGCCGTCGTCGTCGCCGTCGTCGCCCGCGCCGCCGGTGTCGTGCCGTCGGCCGATTCGGCGTTGATGGGGACGCTGGGACTCGTCGGTGAATCGTCGATTCCGGTGATGTTACTCATCTTGGGTATCCAACTGTCGGAGACCGAGTACGGCGGTGCCCTCTCGATGACGATCACGCCGACGATCTTTCGGTTTCTCGTCTCGCCGCTCGTCGGCATCGCTGTCGCGCTCGCACTCGGGTTTCAAAACAGCGACGTCGCGCAGGTGTTCGTCCTATTGACGGCGATGCCGGTGGCAGTGGCCCCGATTATCTTCGTCGTCGAGTTCGCCAGCGAACAGACGGTCCGAGGCGTGACGCATCCGGAGTTCGTCTCGGCGAACGTGTTCGTGACGACGCTCGTCTCGATTCCGGTGGTGACGGTCGCGGTCACGCTACTGAAGTCCGGACTCGTTATCTAA
- a CDS encoding 2-hydroxyacid dehydrogenase — protein sequence MTDTPTVYVTRAIPDVGLDRLRERYEVVVWDQKLPPTKEHVVSRLAELDAEGLVCLLSDEIDAAVLDASTDLSVVSTFSVGYDHIDLAGAADRGIAVGHTPGVLTETTADLTWALLMTCARRTVEGHAYVAADEWETWGPRLLTGPDIHGATLGIVGLGKIGTATARRAAGFEMDVLYSGRSRKPGREDELAEFGVEAIYVEREELLAESDFVSLHVPLTEATERLIDESALRRMSENAILINTSRGEVVDTDALDAALATGEIARAGLDVTDPEPLPADHPLVRHAPERLVVTPHIGSASTETRNRMAEMVAACTEAGIDGEPLSHSALRDAGMG from the coding sequence ATGACAGACACGCCGACCGTCTATGTGACCCGAGCGATCCCCGATGTCGGACTCGACCGGCTCAGAGAGCGATACGAGGTCGTCGTCTGGGATCAGAAGTTGCCACCGACGAAAGAACACGTCGTCTCGCGGCTCGCCGAACTCGACGCCGAGGGACTCGTCTGCTTACTCTCCGACGAGATCGACGCGGCGGTGCTGGACGCCTCGACCGATCTGTCGGTCGTAAGTACGTTCTCCGTCGGCTACGACCACATCGACCTTGCAGGGGCCGCCGATCGCGGCATCGCAGTCGGCCACACGCCCGGCGTGCTCACCGAGACCACTGCGGACCTGACTTGGGCGCTGTTGATGACCTGCGCGCGTCGGACCGTCGAGGGGCACGCCTACGTCGCCGCCGACGAATGGGAAACGTGGGGCCCGAGGCTCCTCACCGGTCCAGATATCCACGGCGCGACGCTCGGGATCGTCGGTCTCGGAAAGATCGGGACCGCCACTGCCAGACGGGCCGCCGGATTCGAGATGGACGTGCTCTACAGCGGCCGATCGCGGAAGCCCGGTCGAGAAGACGAACTCGCCGAGTTCGGTGTCGAAGCGATCTACGTCGAGCGCGAGGAACTGCTCGCCGAGAGCGACTTCGTCTCACTGCACGTGCCGCTGACCGAGGCGACGGAGAGGCTCATCGACGAGTCGGCCCTTCGTCGGATGTCCGAGAATGCAATCCTGATCAACACCAGCCGCGGGGAGGTCGTCGATACCGACGCGCTCGATGCGGCGCTGGCGACGGGAGAGATCGCCCGCGCCGGGCTGGACGTCACGGACCCCGAGCCCCTCCCGGCTGATCATCCGCTCGTTCGGCACGCTCCCGAACGACTCGTGGTCACGCCGCACATCGGCAGCGCGAGCACCGAGACGCGAAACCGGATGGCCGAGATGGTGGCGGCCTGCACCGAAGCGGGAATCGACGGCGAGCCACTCTCCCACTCTGCGCTTCGGGATGCAGGGATGGGGTGA
- a CDS encoding 4-carboxy-4-hydroxy-2-oxoadipate aldolase/oxaloacetate decarboxylase: protein MHTIEHDVERPDRETVEAFEEIPSTIVSDVTGNVGITMDAGIRPAYDGIDMAGTAITVKAAPGDNLIIHKAITMADPGDVLVIDCNGYTDTGHIGELMCESCEANGLAGLVIDGAYRDSREIGEMQFPVYGRGVNPQGPLKQDPGSVNVTVSCGGVSVDPGDIVVGDDDGLAVIPGDGAERVLELARAKLDAEETTREEIQDGTYLFERNGYDELFENLDVVGPEDSIQ, encoded by the coding sequence ATGCACACGATCGAGCACGACGTGGAGCGACCGGACCGCGAAACCGTCGAGGCGTTCGAGGAGATACCGAGCACGATCGTCTCCGACGTCACCGGTAACGTCGGAATCACGATGGACGCGGGCATCAGGCCTGCATACGACGGCATCGATATGGCCGGGACGGCGATCACGGTCAAGGCCGCCCCCGGTGACAACCTGATCATTCACAAGGCGATCACGATGGCCGATCCCGGCGATGTCCTCGTCATCGACTGCAACGGGTACACCGACACCGGGCACATCGGCGAGCTGATGTGCGAGTCGTGCGAGGCCAACGGGCTCGCGGGGCTCGTCATCGACGGCGCGTACCGCGACAGCCGCGAGATCGGCGAGATGCAGTTCCCCGTCTACGGTCGCGGCGTGAACCCGCAGGGCCCGCTCAAACAGGACCCCGGATCGGTGAACGTGACGGTCTCCTGCGGTGGCGTGAGCGTCGATCCCGGCGACATCGTCGTCGGCGACGACGACGGGCTCGCGGTGATCCCCGGAGACGGTGCAGAGCGGGTGCTCGAACTCGCCCGGGCGAAACTCGACGCCGAGGAAACTACCCGCGAGGAGATCCAAGACGGAACGTACCTCTTCGAGCGCAACGGCTACGACGAGCTGTTCGAGAATCTAGACGTTGTCGGCCCCGAGGATTCGATCCAGTAG
- a CDS encoding TRAP transporter small permease, with the protein MGSDWFDRVTVGIGVIMLNIMLVVGLLQVVSRYVDLPASLPWTYEVARTTLALMTIIGLPYLFKNDSDISFLPVLQRITTRTDQLLLARNVLMAFLSVLLVWSAYVAAQTAGDTGLPLISWFKVGWGYLLFGASSAVLFVVVVNDTRERVGDILGGNNV; encoded by the coding sequence ATGGGATCGGACTGGTTTGACAGAGTCACCGTCGGGATTGGTGTTATTATGCTGAATATTATGTTGGTGGTGGGCCTCCTCCAAGTAGTCAGTCGGTACGTCGACCTCCCCGCATCGCTTCCGTGGACGTACGAAGTCGCCAGAACCACGCTCGCGCTGATGACGATCATCGGACTGCCGTATCTGTTCAAGAACGATTCGGACATCTCGTTTCTCCCCGTTCTCCAACGAATTACGACGCGCACTGACCAGCTGCTCCTCGCCAGAAACGTGCTGATGGCGTTCCTCTCTGTACTCCTCGTCTGGTCCGCGTACGTCGCGGCCCAAACAGCGGGAGATACCGGCCTGCCACTGATCAGTTGGTTCAAAGTCGGCTGGGGCTACCTGCTCTTCGGCGCGTCCTCGGCGGTCCTCTTCGTCGTCGTGGTGAACGATACGAGAGAGCGAGTGGGTGACATTCTCGGAGGGAACAATGTCTGA